The following DNA comes from Papaver somniferum cultivar HN1 chromosome 4, ASM357369v1, whole genome shotgun sequence.
GTAATTGGAGATGTTGATGTAATCCTAATTGTGAGCAAACTAAGAAGACACTGTCATACGACGATAGTTTCAGTTGGGCCAGCTAAAGAAccagaaaagaagaaggaagaaccgAAGAAAGAGGCTACTAATCAAATAGTTGATCTTGCTTATGCTTACAGAGCCTATAATCCTCATATGAACACATATTATTACCAGAGTGTAGAAGAAAATCCTAATGCTTGTGTTATTTGTTAATAGGTTAATTGTAGTTCTTaaattggtttaattattgaTTTAAAATCTTGGGTTTACATCCAATATACATTGGCATCGGGTTTCAAGAACTTTCCTGAGATTTTTCAACATCATTTTTATTTTGATAGAAAGTGAGATTTCAGTAAGACAAAGAATGTACAGAAAAGGCTACCAGTAGcagcaaaaattaaaaagaaagaaagaagagaaaactaTTCTAAATTACATAAAAAGAATGTCCCAATTGTGGATTGTATGCGAGATATCCAGATGTGTAAAATTCGATAAAACTTATATGAGATGAATGAGAGTGTATATACCCCCTTTTACAGATCTCCCCTTTAGAATGGTTGGCTAAGAAATGAGCTTGAAGTTGCAGTTAAAGTTTCCATTTGTCATTTGTCATTTCGGTTAATGATTTCTGCCGAATTAAAGTTGCAGTTATTCAAGACAAGGGTATTTACGGTCTAAATCAAGTTAAGAAGACCAAAATCAAATAACGCCTCAACTTATGCCTATTCTGcctattccttttttttcttctccgacTATTCAGtgatgacctccttctcgatgcattcttgtatgaaatgataccttttgtgaatgtgtttcgtcttcccatgaaacactggatttttagtgagtgcaattgcagacttattatcaatcttgatgagaactttttcaggttctcttcctttgatttcacccaacagttcttgaagccatattgattgtttagctgcttctgttgcggccatgaactcagcttcacaggatgagagggctacagtgtcttgcttctgtgaacaccatgtaataggtgtttctcctagataaaatatatgaccatttgttcattttccatcatcttggtcaatattatgactgttgtcactatacccaacaattccttttgatcctcctcgaccatacttcaatccacaactgattgttcctcttagatatctcaatatctgctttattacatcaccatgagacttgcgtggactctgcatataacggcttgctactcccgcagtgaaagccaaatctggtcttgtgtgtaataagtatcttaggcatccaacatttcttctataacttgttggatcaatctcagcttcttcttgtgcctttgaaactttaagtccaaactccattggtatcttagttggattacaagtttcaagtcctgcttctttcagaattctccttgcataagcttcttgtttaatctgaatcccatctactccttgatggacttctatgccaaggtaataagtgagttttccgaggtctgacatctcaaactttgatgacatttctctcttgaaatcattgatcaccttaagggagttgccagtcaaaaatagatcatctacatagactgcaatcacaagaagcgttcccttttcttctcttctgtatactgatgtttctttatagcacttaacaaatctgatttctcttaagatttgatctaactttgtattccaggcttgaggagcttgtcttagaccatatagagcttttgataacttataaaccttatgctcttgtccttttacttcaaaaccttctggttgttcaacatacacatcttctcgcaattcaccatgtaagaatgttgtcttaccgtctaagtggtgaatttcccatgagtttgatgttgcttctgctattaagagacgaattttctctagtctagcaactggtgcgaaaacttcatcaaagtctatgcctgattcttgaacgtatcccttagctacaagtcttgccttatatttgttgacagtaccatcagcattccgttttattttgaagatctacttaagaccaatcacttttaccccacctggcttatcaactagaaaccaagtcttgtttctgttgattgaaataatttcttctctacatgcttgtgtccatttagtcgagacctttgcttcctgaaaattccttggttcatcatttacagaaagtagcataatctcacattcttctgcagcttcaagaacataatcctccagatactgtggcttttgtatctgtcttgttgattttcgaagtggaatgggttgagttatttcatcgatctcttcttcttcttcttctacttcttcgttattctcagtgttttcattattctcttcttcttcttgatgaacataattgtttccattggtattgatgattatgggtccttcgccttcatcaattacttgaccccatctcatgtgaaacattcctggatccctacatggtccatcattagtttctttccacttccagtttgctttttcatcgaataccacatctcgactcactatcactcttttcgttgttggattgaataatctgtaagctttggatccaggcttaattcctagattcacaagagtctgagatcgatcatccagtttcttaagagttgcagaatcaacttttgcgtatgctttgcaaccaaacactcttaaatgatctatgtttggttttatctttcgcaagctttcatatggagtcatgtctttcagagctttcgtaggtatcctgtttattaggtatgtggagtatcgtacagcttctccccatagataattaggtacctgcatagcctttaaagaacttcttgtcatctccattagagtcctgtttctcctctccaccactccgttttgttgtggtagccctcgaaccatcttgttctgagacatagtttttaaggttctgaaacttatgtgtcctaatcttgcattccacttccatgtctgatcttctagtctcatattcagacacaatgaccttccaatcatgagacttatcttgtagagtctattctgtgaacgtgagactctaactaaaagtcttccacttgggtcatgaactgttagataatcttgtcgcattataacatcacatccaacttttatagcttgtcctaaacttagaatgttgctttgtaagtttgggatgaagtagatgtttgtgacaagcttctgttctccggtcttgctctgaaatagaattgatcctttcccttcaatttctacagaagatccggcccaaacttcacttgtcctttgattttctcattgaattcagaaaagtagtgtctcttaccagtcatgtgattgctggctccattatctaaataccagattccttcttctccatcctttgattcgtagttctttggtattaggttcccttcgtttaagaatacaacttcgtgcatgaaaagagctgtatctgcttcccttgtttcattcttgtttgtttcttccatcttttctatTCCTttagggcatacagaggaga
Coding sequences within:
- the LOC113273460 gene encoding heavy metal-associated isoprenylated plant protein 39-like, which produces MTQKIIVSLDLHDDRCKQKAMKSVSGLSGVDSVSIDMKDKKLTVIGDVDVILIVSKLRRHCHTTIVSVGPAKEPEKKKEEPKKEATNQIVDLAYAYRAYNPHMNTYYYQSVEENPNACVIC